Proteins co-encoded in one bacterium genomic window:
- a CDS encoding LysE family translocator — protein MQEYLLAGLLLGINAALAPGPLLVLTISETLRHGFKAGVEVALAPFITDLPVIVLVLVLLRKMGQSEPIMGLITLAGGVYLLFLAYGNFKAGKIIAIEFEETKKRKSFQKAIITNFLNPNPYLFWSTIGGGYLINGSARHNIVFLTIFYMMLVGGKVVLAFLAYYGRAYLQSHVYRFCMGGLGVFMLFFSGMFFYKAMKLLFY, from the coding sequence ATGCAGGAGTATCTTTTGGCAGGTTTACTATTGGGAATCAATGCCGCACTTGCTCCTGGACCTTTGCTGGTGCTAACAATTTCAGAAACATTGCGGCATGGGTTTAAAGCGGGCGTGGAAGTGGCATTGGCACCTTTTATTACCGATTTACCTGTGATTGTATTGGTGTTGGTTTTGCTTCGTAAGATGGGACAATCCGAACCCATCATGGGCTTGATTACTTTGGCAGGTGGAGTATATTTGCTTTTTCTCGCATATGGGAATTTTAAAGCAGGAAAAATAATAGCAATAGAGTTTGAAGAGACAAAAAAACGAAAATCATTTCAAAAAGCGATTATAACTAATTTTCTCAATCCCAATCCATATCTTTTTTGGAGCACAATAGGCGGGGGTTACTTAATTAACGGAAGTGCCAGGCACAATATTGTTTTTTTAACAATTTTTTATATGATGTTAGTGGGAGGGAAGGTGGTTTTGGCATTTTTGGCGTATTATGGTCGTGCGTATTTACAAAGCCACGTTTACCGTTTTTGTATGGGTGGGCTGGGTGTGTTTATGCTGTTTTTTTCAGGAATGTTTTTTTATAAAGCGATGAAATTATTGTTTTATTAG
- a CDS encoding PorV/PorQ family protein — protein sequence MRTVKMCLLGLVIALACILTNGSVMADQTNYAIGEEAASELKIPLGAGPVGMGEAFVGKADDVNATAWNPAGLAQITNHQAGFMHNIYLQETSLEYVAYAQQLFEGAGAGVNVMYLNYGTMEKVDITSSGLPEIVGEFTPWLAAVTLGYGQTVMTDLSVGGSVKIVAQNIDEESYSAFAVDLAALYKVAAVEGLQTGLVIQNLGSQMGDASLPMNIKAGAAYLLPIKANEGDALTAVLDINLPINDLNYFSANVGAEYIYNNLAAVRVGYKIKDAGELDGLVGLTAGAGIKLQMFNLDYALVSYGDLGMTHQIMASVGF from the coding sequence ATGAGAACAGTGAAAATGTGTTTACTTGGACTGGTAATTGCACTGGCATGCATTTTAACGAATGGTTCGGTTATGGCGGATCAGACCAATTACGCCATCGGTGAGGAAGCAGCTTCGGAATTGAAAATACCCTTGGGGGCAGGACCGGTTGGCATGGGTGAGGCCTTTGTCGGCAAGGCGGATGATGTTAATGCCACAGCGTGGAATCCTGCCGGGCTGGCTCAGATTACCAATCATCAGGCGGGTTTTATGCATAATATTTATCTTCAGGAAACGTCACTCGAATATGTCGCGTATGCCCAGCAACTGTTTGAAGGTGCCGGCGCGGGTGTTAATGTGATGTATCTTAACTATGGTACTATGGAAAAAGTCGACATCACCAGCAGCGGATTGCCCGAAATCGTTGGCGAATTTACCCCCTGGCTGGCAGCGGTGACGTTGGGCTATGGTCAGACCGTTATGACCGACCTCTCCGTAGGCGGCAGTGTGAAAATAGTCGCACAAAATATTGATGAAGAGAGCTATTCCGCCTTTGCAGTGGACTTGGCCGCATTATACAAAGTCGCGGCAGTTGAAGGTTTACAAACCGGCCTGGTTATTCAGAATTTGGGCAGCCAGATGGGTGATGCCAGCTTGCCTATGAATATCAAAGCCGGTGCCGCGTATTTACTGCCAATCAAAGCCAATGAAGGGGATGCTTTGACCGCAGTTTTGGACATCAACCTACCGATCAATGATTTAAACTATTTCTCCGCCAATGTTGGTGCAGAGTATATTTATAATAATTTGGCAGCTGTACGCGTTGGATATAAAATTAAAGACGCAGGAGAACTCGATGGCCTGGTTGGATTGACTGCCGGCGCAGGGATCAAACTCCAGATGTTCAATCTTGACTATGCTTTGGTTTCCTACGGTGACTTGGGCATGACCCATCAGATCATGGCCTCCGTCGGTTTCTGA
- the rsgA gene encoding ribosome small subunit-dependent GTPase A, protein MNSLTHLGWQTFFQDQLSQTDLAAFCPFRVIAVHKNLLALSDGQNEFQGKLSGKFLFQTDKEHLLPVAGDWVLAHHSGQGGALIEKILARKSQLIRRRPMDRNSFKLSFETQAIAANLDYIFIVMSLNQDFSASRLERTLILVWNSGATPVVLLSKSDLCPDYPAKIAQAEDVALGVAVHAISSLKHEGLDAILQYFHSNKTGCLIGSSGVGKSTLVNALCQTQLKTLTIREDDDKGRHATTTRKLFLLPQGGILIDTPGLREFGLTGNPEGLAHTFEDITLLSKMCRFKDCSHTAEPGCAVLSAVEKSQLASERLTHFHQLKKEADYQESKYDPAKMQAIKSEQKQMGRLIKEINKLRKNRFQ, encoded by the coding sequence ATGAATTCACTCACACATCTTGGATGGCAAACCTTTTTCCAGGACCAGCTCTCGCAAACGGATCTTGCTGCATTTTGCCCGTTCCGGGTAATCGCTGTTCACAAAAACCTCTTGGCACTCTCTGATGGTCAAAACGAATTTCAAGGAAAATTATCCGGCAAATTCTTATTCCAGACTGATAAAGAACATCTCCTGCCTGTGGCCGGCGATTGGGTTTTGGCTCATCACTCCGGTCAAGGCGGCGCCTTAATCGAGAAAATCTTAGCTCGCAAATCCCAGCTAATAAGACGCAGGCCCATGGACCGCAATTCATTCAAACTATCCTTTGAGACCCAGGCGATTGCCGCCAATTTGGACTACATATTTATAGTTATGAGTCTGAATCAGGATTTCAGCGCCTCCCGCCTGGAACGTACCTTGATCCTGGTCTGGAATAGCGGCGCCACACCAGTGGTGCTGTTGAGCAAATCCGATCTATGCCCGGATTATCCTGCCAAAATCGCGCAGGCGGAAGATGTCGCCCTGGGTGTCGCGGTACATGCCATCAGCAGTTTAAAACATGAAGGACTGGATGCAATTTTACAGTACTTCCATTCCAACAAGACCGGTTGTTTGATCGGTTCTTCAGGTGTAGGTAAATCCACATTAGTCAACGCGCTTTGCCAAACCCAGTTAAAAACCCTGACCATCCGCGAGGATGATGACAAAGGCCGACACGCCACAACCACAAGAAAACTCTTCCTGCTACCCCAAGGCGGCATCTTAATCGACACCCCGGGATTGCGCGAATTTGGACTGACCGGAAATCCGGAAGGACTGGCGCACACCTTTGAGGACATTACCCTTTTATCAAAAATGTGCCGATTCAAAGATTGCTCACATACCGCAGAACCCGGATGTGCTGTTTTAAGCGCCGTTGAAAAAAGCCAATTGGCATCGGAACGGTTAACACATTTTCATCAATTAAAAAAAGAAGCGGATTATCAGGAGAGCAAATATGATCCTGCCAAGATGCAGGCAATTAAATCAGAACAAAAACAGATGGGCCGGCTCATTAAAGAAATCAATAAACTGCGTAAAAACCGGTTTCAATAA
- a CDS encoding transposase, which produces MGRLLRLKAPNLTYHITSRTNGKRLFIKKSKDRKALCRILQRIKLKYAAKIYGFTPMGNHFHLIIKTEEKSDISSFMCEFKTAYAKYYNTKYMISGHFWGDRFRSTIIAEDNHMLACLRYIDRNPVKAGIVDYPEKYGCSSYACYAFGKSHEAINIDHHPTYLQLSGDEKTRQRLYREYVAGADEMSDNLHGRLEKYQTFGNVSFETSLI; this is translated from the coding sequence ATGGGAAGGCTCTTGCGTTTAAAAGCACCGAATTTAACGTATCACATCACATCTCGTACCAATGGTAAGCGACTATTTATTAAGAAAAGCAAGGATCGTAAAGCACTCTGTCGTATATTGCAGCGTATTAAACTGAAATATGCCGCTAAAATATACGGATTCACACCCATGGGAAATCATTTCCATCTCATTATTAAAACAGAAGAAAAATCTGATATTTCAAGCTTTATGTGTGAATTCAAGACTGCCTATGCAAAATATTATAATACTAAGTACATGATATCCGGCCATTTTTGGGGAGACCGATTTCGTTCTACAATTATAGCAGAGGATAACCATATGCTGGCATGTTTGCGATATATTGACCGTAATCCGGTTAAGGCCGGAATTGTAGATTATCCGGAAAAATATGGCTGTTCCAGTTATGCCTGTTATGCATTTGGTAAAAGTCATGAAGCTATTAACATAGATCACCATCCGACATATTTGCAGTTATCCGGAGATGAAAAGACACGACAGCGCCTGTACCGGGAATATGTTGCGGGAGCGGATGAAATGTCGGATAATTTGCATGGTCGGTTGGAAAAATACCAGACATTCGGAAACGTGTCATTTGAAACCAGTTTGATATAA